Proteins co-encoded in one Artemia franciscana chromosome 10, ASM3288406v1, whole genome shotgun sequence genomic window:
- the LOC136031850 gene encoding uncharacterized protein LOC136031850 isoform X1 — MYISIFFRLLTCNILQSVYSLDVYDNDRLTESHILFEGETSKSFRCDCSYAVSLALRRCLKFLLKEAKNAKHLFGLQPAKEDQVENLESYLNSFPFGETDRCILIDNILKETKIELESEQKLRDPNLVIPSIESRGEQIFDTVDHLNGYLDYSSPVSAKDANFETNALYFLEFINRSSSSPLFDSTFRRRDGLADDSLVNDQGVDSITKLTEYDDLALMSRSWTSRAFSNTSTPQGAMVKMKINSNESIYVDNKIAHPNDNHIRDYIYILDSVRCSELYTGRNTTRLSNYDKLNKNETFSSLGLSLKIRDHPVCSKISTGSYVKKPACISSRYNGTKNNFPSSICEALKNYEQVFSDPPEINTDRVNVLSESCEYFDVPIGINEEFIGKSSEKDVERNHYDLVLFSSEASVDVHLRSDAIDSAVDGNSDYFRLPKANSRASITTEPSLTINLFSESINSVAIDTYDDSSASKIKYADMDVSLTESAKPHESDSVFTQTENALVVTLSSEIIDATVNASFHGCGSPEESDRDLKVEASDIVVLPHINESVFITAEYSLGNILFFTTVDTGFSENLNYSVFCNENYEHFNASVTVRSMLPYNNGSDPSSVEASLGRSLLSYAADNVNNDVREDSSFNKENTEDLDVVFSKNAVLPGQNVSGFTNIELFQSNNFIFHTNDADINDSFEDCISNRKYNTVLNQLLSKSGTVPHSTDLFGIIDKPLFDVDLFTETISAAKNCYDNSSFSQGKDVNINISPSKRGIPFLDGVLNSVKTRPLYFMNLVLETTDTISNGNFDDSTSSKENNKGFSIPFCDLGVLSNSSKSVLSRGEALNVSSLEGQSMDCSDLVLNKTEPPLFVDSLFETYDTVLNDNSSDTSLHNREQEYLNVLYDKSAISSKNGDTVSMNNGPSYGVTLIFETDTVVSKVSDDFTSPREDRREFKVPSYGYGIPPQSSESSFINPGLTLDTNLLSHANYNVVSDKLCNFGLSKGHEDFRTLLPESVMLSTVTESIFITSEPTALTDLVSKAIDARVKDCSGSFISLKGSKTSEDVSHCENYIFQKESLLTNSALPIPENENLPHLVDYNVIHTSNIQILPNPCNSEVQDIDALNDTKAFSIAETDVKDYQMVDILKDDNSTLTKLFSSKHFPSEIIEKQSLKTLVITSETSFSEHVKSVSSDFVFDRVSDMEISDPYHSVFLSEKKLNRDKASEGYRLMGNFWLDSVKEERHQVLEGSFPKQDDNAVFGTLISDIFASNISEAFQNLSFEYSSAVATVNHSSVEEEAASVAGSFKSNMELSAVCLTADKEYPRLGMVRIIADLSFEDMQYDYLDKSSNNIFMENCEQLDKAKTRRDIAKDNNIAPQTDSKNNSCHVTSEINPSLPYQLRAGDQEEQFFKDELLLEQNDNVTNHYLIVDTPLLESNESGSHEKHHLILSSSLSAGNNSFDSPSDHYSTEQLPYNSFHIEKNSENDLSDRVFNTPSHSLIVENIDLSQSASFVDGNLNKGIISHLSFNESAFEYNGRRNKSNLSEDCSGTCFYNEDSLTVSEIADSSGHISISNGYMADVISSAGNPSLMTVSFTESDILDDKEKVAVVVENEVPSSALKKLAKRNEADLTVLADIRLKKDDTRTRMPRDIFASAYTKNLVTKKEKCSCLCISSDGPDSHTQEDDIAAEAVPLIQVDGIAPSLETNSYIENRIDNLTDVEEITDSEGSEEETNNLQISKTARRKRTKKVFSLLSAPTNDEESLTDCEQIDVEEENVKTNATLAELPNFYKPLKPQIIEVVDDPSGKVQINKITSGIIVRELADIAAAGISVPLLDADLGADDPLTDMDSIDGVSDYDGPGMEVELEQAILSRYDISGNTSEIHEQGPVSFTPGIIIHPAGASSSSNLKLPTISNEATTDTEEFGGSDDESSQKGRLYVVERNLGNLTDTEDIELDAGTPERNRTPSPLNGPLRRSVELQRVSIEEDELGKVLIRTDATRDKTPSPYLSVQSEENEVLTDLESYAASDSEDEQPRFQTPEVEMFDGANINVHDKELLLKVDTMSDNGSDISNDMEVNTTLQVPSTGKQPLTDTEDIETSDIDERNITVRDIKKEFCVCIPLRKSLREKCICRSQDGSLVQLKDADDTDQTQPCHNMDSTEVSGQQQGRTKNERKHKRSESIFKTSETISFKSEWENMTPKKMETTEKTVTFSSHIMEVVETDFEDRSNDCEIKISQKSKSDTRNEVIETVEEKIFTTSDLVEDPGFPTTTVGGDQNLKEENCSVETENASSTLEPASESDKNICCVDQLNTKNLPQINTDELLKSSIEICSEKCDDDFEQDIDVNNSASYDNIGFIGIEKIDTETSEIQRCKSPFEVDRENEQFIPESLPLDGEEKIYTPTATVIEVITSPLSDNLAAGESTLIEEITRDEDCKVISELVTIVSSVPGNLQGLQIEEHSSKEEILDKQIYSDMFQIGLKEVSEGVKLEKKRFPDALPSSGYPDRTEIKHSPPSVAEEFPDQSIKSNETEPSPRLNFIVALNPCFEVLGKFPSDESKQAIKVTEPKNQDDIRSIAQSLVDVISEEAQKRVNISRSFRDSPLEQNEERTKVVLCETSIKKALSDIKDNLESAREQMKVSLQQQGQPLPEESPSEYCVRFDRIYDSDLYVKDEPKDNVIRTTEELSSKKDSLVVDLSPNVVTCTEVVTETIYTVQKPKSGQAGCASSSSKLPSREGSKDYEQEYLVSPCRSPVSLDHKNSDHDAACSTTSFIPTEYDTAHSCRSHTSQEYYSAVSSLSSKDSGKSIDSEQASSASFDHFSETTDTVLASSNDTPAHRFDITISEDFHGIKNELNDTPVDEDFSESAIFGNAENLTTVNSMKRSAEMNFNPEQRQFDIDRSFSEDSYNLKDSPVNIPGISMQEMDDIPVLSITGTEDIEDELQDVVFSSNLQAPDIIIRPGTPEPGAFAVSLPLSKGKEETPKDESVASMQEDNSEIKIVFSEVSIKEVESAGQPRIHSHKLYSHPSIPDMKQKSSSKIERRYSFPTEDDFQCLDEGSVSKRNTIQVNENVSLDIEDTKFEESGSNIMPPRAIVAKRIDPETVLGTTYSYTMSFEKEEKDITDLDIPEEDIEKEKQWIARQFDDVLLLHHDLEDIAECAEDGESTTSGERKDLDKLKESLSSTPDFDVLGGRKFFTKGGEFDDVSIFSLQEFERLEREMLLENMRRQSGESGSGSGDSINLKIFNAKGLGDNISVNSLTEFEKLEKQVQDFVRIEDKAKLEEMLLSEIEEGHESMVSESESCETISQAAANPNDGDDTDSEDYEQRMFEIEEIIRQAQTNIQQFDTTEDSESHQEEMQHRERIDSNEKSESFHSENVGDDKSRYQKEIHSYRISIAGELPSTFSEEYGGDAAQRSKINTAKPWTEHGEFLAIDTQEMSRSSSAGTRATGYDSDSLMSGSMTSSNSVALVTSTETIDETKYGMTSSTDTILEGGTQNIFDQRGSSESREMVQSFGSERLTSKGQPESQIPRPKKN; from the exons ATGTACATATCGATATTCTTTCGATTACTTACGTGTAATATTCTTCAGAGTGTTTATTCTCTCGATGTTTACGATAACGATCGTCTAACTGAATCGCATATCTTATTTGAAGGAGAAACTTCGAAATCATTTCGATGCGATTGTTCTTATGCTGTTTCACTTGCGCTCCGGAGATGTCTCAAGTTTCTTTTAAAGGAAGCTAAGAACGCGAAACATCTATTTGGCCTTCAGCCCGCTAAAGAAGATCAAGTGGAAAATTTGGAATCTTATTTGAATAGTTTTCCCTTTGGTGAAACTGACCGCTGCATTCTTATTGATAATAtattgaaagaaacaaaaatagaactagaaagcgaacaaaaattaagagACCCTAATTTAGTGATTCCGTCTATCGAAAGCAGGGGCGAACAAATCTTCGATACTGTAGATCATTTAAACGGGTACTTAGATTATTCATCTCCAGTGTCGGCAAAGGATGCCAACTTCGAAACGAATGCTttatattttcttgaatttattaATCGAAGTTCTTCAAGTCCATTATTCGACAGTACCTTTAGGAGGAGAGACGGCTTAGCTGATGACAGTTTGGTGAACGACCAAGGTGTGGATTCTATAACAAAATTGACTGAGTATGATGATTTGGCGCTTATGTCAAGATCTTGGACTTCCAGGGCTTTTTCAAATACTTCAACTCCTCAAGGTGCTATGGTGAAAATGAAGATTAATTCAAACGAAAGTATCTATGTAGATAACAAAATAGCTCATCCTAATGACAACCACATTAGGGATTATATCTATATTTTGGACAGTGTACGCTGTTCCGAGTTATATACTGGCCGAAATACAACAAGGCTATCGAACTATGATAAACTTAATAAGAATGAAACATTTTCTTCGTTAGGGTTGTCTTTAAAAATTCGAGATCACCCAGTGTGCTCAAAAATAAGCACTGGTTCATATGTCAAAAAACCTGCTTGTATTTCTAGTAGATATAATGGAACTAAAAATAACTTTCCTAGTTCTATTTGTGAAGCACTAAAAAATTATGAACAAGTTTTTAGTGACCCTCCGGAAATAAATACCGATCGTGTCAATGTTCTCAGTGAAAGTTGTGAGTACTTTGATGTACCTATAGGAATTAATGAAGAATTTATCGGTAAGTCTTCTGAAAAGGATGTTGAAAGAAATCATTATGATCTAGTATTGTTCAGTTCTGAAGCTTCTGTTGATGTTCATTTGCGTTCTGATGCTATTGACAGTGCTGTCGATGGCAACTCTGATTATTTCAGGCTGCCTAAAGCAAACAGTCGAGCTTCGATTACTACAGAACCTTCTCTTACGATTAATCTCTTTTCTGAGTCTATTAATTCCGTTGCCATAGATACATATGATGACTCCAGTGCATCTAAGATAAAATATGCAGATATGGACGTATCATTGACCGAATCTGCCAAACCACATGAGAGCGATTCGGTTTTTACTCAAACTGAAAATGCTCTTGTTGTTACTTTGAGCAGTGAAATTATTGATGCTACTGTGAATGCTAGCTTTCACGGTTGTGGTTCACCTGAGGAAAGTGATAGAGATTTAAAAGTTGAAGCTTCTGACATTGTCGTATTACCTCATATCAATGAGTCAGTATTTATTACTGCCGAGTATTCTCTTggcaacattttatttttcaccactGTGGATACGGGTTTCAGTGAGAATCTCAATTATTCTGTTTTCTGCAATGAAAACTATGAACATTTTAATGCCTCTGTCACTGTAAGATCCATGTTACCGTACAATAATGGTTCAGATCCGTCGAGTGTTGAAGCATCTCTTGGAAGGAGTTTGCTCTCTTATGCTGCTGATAACGTTAACAATGACGTTCGTGAGGATTCTAgttttaataaggaaaatactGAAGACTTGGATGtcgttttttctaaaaatgcCGTGTTACCAGGTCAGAATGTTTCAGGTTTCACAAATATTGAACTTTTCCAAAGCAacaactttatttttcacactAACGATGCCGATATCAATGACAGTTTTGAGGATTGTATTTCAAATAGGAAATATAACACAGTTTTGAATCAATTGTTATCTAAAAGTGGCACAGTACCCCATAGTACTGATTTATTTGGGATTATTGATAAGCCTTTGTTTGACGTTGATTTGTTTACTGAGACAATTAGTGCTGCTAAAAATTGTTATGACAATTCCAGTTTTTCTCAGGGGAAAGAtgtaaatattaatatttcaccCTCAAAACGAGGGATACCTTTCCTTGACGGTGTACTGAATTCTGTTAAAACTAGGCCattatattttatgaatttAGTGCTTGAGACTACTGACACTATAAGCAATGGCAATTTTGACGATTCAACTTCgtcaaaagaaaataacaaaggCTTTAGTATCCCATTTTGTGACCTTGGTGTGTTGTCAAATAGCTCTAAATCAGTTTTGAGTAGGGGAGAAGCTTTGAACGTCTCATCTCTTGAAGGCCAATCAATGGATTGCAGCGATTTGGTTTTGAATAAAACTGAGCCTCCTCTTTTTGTCGATTCCCTTTTTGAGACTTATGACACTGTTTTAAATGATAATTCGAGTGACACCAGTCTACATAACAGAGAACAGGAATATCTTAACGTTTTGTATgacaaaagtgccatatcatcAAAAAATGGTGACACAGTTTCTATGAATAATGGGCCTTCTTATGGTGTTACTTTGATTTTTGAGACTGACACCGTTGTTAGTAAAGTATCTGATGATTTCACCTCCCCTAGAGAAGACCGTAGAGAGTTTAAAGTCCCGAGTTATGGCTACGGTATTCCACCACAAAGCAGTGAGTCATCTTTTATTAATCCTGGCCTGACTCTTGACACCAATTTGCTTTCTCATGCTAATTATAATGTCGTCAGTGACAAACtttgtaattttggtttgtcTAAGGGGCATGAGGATTTTAGAACCTTATTACCTGAAAGTGTCATGTTATCTACCGTCACAGAGTCAATTTTTATTACTTCTGAACCTACCGCTTTGACTGATTTGGTTTCTAAGGCTATTGATGCTCGTGTCAAGGATTGTTCTGGAAGTTTTATTTCACTGAAAGGAAGTAAAACAAGCGAAGATGTTTCTCATTgcgaaaattatatatttcaaaaggaGTCCTTACTAACTAACAGTGCTCTACCTATTCCTGAGAATGAAAATTTGCCCCATTTGGTAGATTACAATGTGATACATACTAGTAACATCCAGATTCTACCGAACCCTTGTAATTCCGAAGTTCAAGATATTGACGCCTTAAACGATACTAAAGCATTTAGTATTGCAGAAACTGATGTTAAAGACTATCAAATggttgatattttaaaggatgACAATAGTACtttgacaaaattgttttcttcgAAACATTTTCCTTCTGAAATTATTGAAAAGCAATCGCTAAAAACCCTAGTTATTACCAGTGAGACTTCTTTTTCGGAACATGTGAAATCGGTGTCCTCCGATTTCGTCTTTGATAGAGTAAGTGACATGGAAATATCAGATCCTTATCATAGTGTATttctcagtgaaaaaaaattaaatagggaTAAAGCATCGGAGGGCTATAGGCTAATGGGGAATTTCTGGCTTGACTCCGTGAAGGAAGAGAGACATCAGGTTTTAGAAGGATCATTTCCAAAACAAGACGATAATGCTGTATTTGGGACTCTAATATCAGATATATTCGCATCTAATATCAGTGAAGCATTCCAAAATTTGAGTTTTGAATATTCCAGCGCAGTCGCAACTGTTAATCATTCGTCTGTGGAAGAGGAAGCCGCAAGTGTTGCAGGCTCGTTTAAATCAAATATGGAATTAAGTGCTGTTTGTTTAACCGCAGACAAAGAATATCCAAGGCTTGGCATGGTGAGAATTATTGCTGACCTTAGCTTTGAAGATATGCAGTATGATTATTTAGATAAATCttccaataatatttttatggaaaattGTGAGCAACTTGACAAAGCAAAAACCAGAAGAGATATCGCCAAAGATAATAATATTGCTCCACAGACCGATAGTAAAAATAACTCTTGTCATGTAACAAGTGAAATTAATCCCAGCCTTCCATATCAATTACGTGCTGGTGATCAAGAGGAACAGTTTTTTAAAGACGAACTCCTACTTGAACAAAATGATAATGTTACCAATCATTATTTAATCGTAGACACTCCTTTACTAGAATCTAATGAAAGTGGTAGCCATGAAAAGCACCATTTGATATTATCCTCTAGTTTATCAGCAGGCAATAATAGCTTCGACAGTCCTAGCGATCATTACTCTACAGAACAATTGCCTTACAATTCTTTTCACATAGAAAAGAACTCTGAAAACGATCTGTCAGACCGAGTTTTCAATACACCTTCTCATTCCCTAATAGTAGAAAATATCGACCTTTCTCAAAGTGCTTCTTTTGTGGATGGTAATCTGAATAAGGGTATTATAAGTCATTTGTCTTTCAATGAATCAGCTTTCGAGTATAACGGAAGGAGAAACAAGAGTAATCTGTCCGAAGACTGTTCTGGGACATGTTTTTACAATGAAGATTCTTTAACTGTATCCGAAATTGCCGATAGTTCCGGCCACATTAGTATTTCTAATGGTTACATGGCCGATGTTATTAGCTCTGCAGGAAATCCCAGCCTTATGACCGTTAGTTTTACTGAGTCAGATATCCTTGATGACAAAGAAAAGGTAGCCGTTGTGGTCGAAAATGAAGTACCTTCTTctgctttaaaaaagcttgctAAGAGGAATGAGGCCGATCTTACTGTACTAGCAGATATCCGGCTCAAAAAGGATGATACAAGGACAAGAATGCCTAGGGATATATTTGCAAGTGCCTATACCAAGAATTTAgtgacgaaaaaagaaaaatgttcatGCCTTTGCATATCTTCTGATGGTCCTGACTCACATACCCAAGAAGAT GATATTGCTGCAGAAGCCGTTCCTTTGATTCAAGTCGACGGAATAGCACCATCATTGGAAACTAACAGTTATATTGAAAATCGAATTGATAATCTGACCGATGTAGAAGAAATTACTGACTCGGAGGGTAGCGAGGAGGAAACTAATAATCTTCAGATATCGAAAACCGCAAGGAGAAAGAGGACAAAGAAAGTCTTTTCCTTACTATCGGCACCGACTAATGACGAAGAATCGCTCACTGACTGTGAACAGATAGATGTAGAAGaagaaaacgtaaaaactaatgCTACTTTAGCAGAATTACCCAATTTTTACAAACCACTGAAACCGCAAATAATCGAAGTCGTTGATGACCCCTCAGGCAAAgttcaaattaataaaattacctCCGGTATTATTGTTCGTGAACTTGCTGACATCGCAGCAGCTGGAATTTCAGTGCCACTCCTTGATGCAGATTTAGGAGCTGATGACCCCTTGACTGATATGGATAGTATTGACGGAGTTTCAGATTATGACGGTCCTGGCATGGAAGTAGAGCTAGAACAAGCAATACTAAGCAGGTATGATATCAGTGGAAATACTTCGGAAATCCATGAACAAGGTCCTGTTTCATTTACGCCTGGAATAATTATACATCCAGCTGGCGCTTCAAGCTCTTCTAATCTCAAATTGCCAACTATTTCAAATGAAGCTACAACTGATACAGAAGAATTTGGGGGAAGTGACGATGAAAGTAGTCAAAAAGGGCGCTTGTATGTTGTTGAACGAAATCTTGGCAACCTAACTGATACTGAAGATATCGAACTAGATGCTGGTACACCAGAACGAAATAGAACACCTTCTCCATTAAATGGTCCTCTTCGGAGATCTGTTGAACTTCAACGAGTTTCAATTGAGGAAGACGAATTAGGGAAAGTTCTAATCAGGACTGATGCAACTCGGGATAAAACACCATCTCCGTATTTATCTGTGCAGAGtgaagaaaatgaagttttgaCAGATCTTGAAAGCTATGCAGCGTCCGACTCTGAAGATGAACAGCCACGATTTCAGACCCCAGAAGTCGAAATGTTTGATGGTGCAAACATTAATGTTCATGACAAAGAACTTTTGCTTAAAGTTGACACAATGAGTGACAATGGCTCGGACATATCAAACGATATGGAAGTAAATACTACTTTGCAAGTACCTTCCACTGGAAAACAACCATTGACAGACACGGAAGATATAGAAACAAGCGACATTGATGAGAGAAATATTACGGTACGCGATATTAAAAAAGAGTTCTGTGTATGCATTCCCTTGAGAAAGAGCTTGAGAGAAAAATGCATCTGCCGCAGTCAGGATGGTAGCCTCGTGCAGCTTAAAGATGCTGATG ATACTGACCAAACACAACCATGCCATAATATGGACTCAACAGAAGTTTCTGGGCAACAGCAAGGGCgaacaaaaaacgaaagaaagcACAAGAGATCGGAGTCAATCTTTAAAACATCGGaaacaatttcatttaaaagcGAATGGGAGAATATGACTCCCAAGAAAATGGAAACAACTGAGAAAACGGTCACATTTTCTAGTCATATCATGGAAGTAGTTGAAACAGATTTTGAAGACAGATCAAATGACTGCGAAATTAAAATTTCGCAGAAATCGAAGTCTGATACACGTAATGAAGTTATCGAAACAGTTGAAGAAAAGATCTTTACAACTTCAGACTTAGTAGAAGATCCAGGATTTCCGACCACAACGGTAGGGGGTgaccaaaacttaaaagaagaaaattgctCTGTTGAGACAGAAAATGCTTCATCTACTCTCGAACCTGCCTCAGAATCAGACAAAAATATTTGCTGTGTTGATCAACTGAATACTAAAAACTTGCCGCAGATAAATACTGATGAACTTTTAAAATCTAGTATAGAGATATGTAGCGAAAAATGTGATGACGATTTTGAGCAAGATATTGACGTCAATAACTCAGCCTCTTATGACAACATTGGCTTCATAGGGATTGAGAAAATAGATACCGAAACTTCAGAAATACAGAGATGCAAGAGTCCGTTTGAAGTGGACAGGGAAAACGAACAATTTATTCCTGAAAGTCTACCATTGGACGGGGAAGAGAAGATTTATACGCCGACGGCAACTGTTATTGAAGTTATTACCAGCCCTCTTTCAGATAATCTTGCTGCTGGCGAGAGTACACTAATTGAAGAAATTACTCGAGATGAAGATTGCAAAGTAATCTCTGAACTTGTCACGATCGTGTCAAGCGTTCCAGGAAATCTTCAAGGATTACAAATTGAAGAACATTCAAGCAAAGAAGAAATACTTGATAAACAGATATATTCCGATATGTTTCAAATAGGTTTGAAAGAAGTATCTGAAGgagtaaaattggaaaaaaaaagatttcctgATGCACTTCCTTCAAGCGGTTATCCAGATAGAACAGAAATCAAACATTCTCCACCATCTGTTGCTGAAGAGTTCCCTGATCAATCTATTAAGAGTAATGAAACTGAACCCAGCCCAAGGTTAAATTTTATAGTTGCTTTAAATCCTTGCTTTGAAGTCCTTGGAAAATTTCCTAGCGACGAATCGAAACAAGCCATCAAGGTCACTGAACCTAAAAATCAAGATGATATCCGTAGTATCGCTCAATCTCTGGTAGATGTCATTTCTGAGGAGGCTCAAAAACGTGTTAACATATCTCGAAGCTTTCGAGACTCTCCTCTTGAACAGAACGAAGAAAGGACAAAGGTTGTCCTCTGTGAGACCAGTATTAAAAAAGCACTATCAGACATAAAGGATAATTTGGAATCTGCACGTGAACAAATGAAAGTGTCTTTGCAGCAGCAAGGACAACCTTTACCAGAAGAATCTCCTTCGGAATATTGCGTAAGGTTTGATAGAATATATGATTCAGATTTATACGTGAAAGATGAACCAAAAGATAACGTCATTCGAACGACTGAAGAACTGAGCTCTAAAAAAGATTCATTGGTTGTTGATCTGAGTCCTAATGTCGTAACGTGTACTGAAGTTGTAACTGAGACAATATATACGGTGCAAAAGCCTAAATCTGGCCAAGCTGGGTGTGCATCTTCTTCCAGCAAACTCCCGAGTCGTGAAGGGTCTAAAGACTATGAACAAGAATATTTGGTTTCGCCTTGCCGCTCTCCCGTGTCTCTAGATCATAAAAACTCTGATCATGATGCAGCCTGTAGCACAACATCTTTTATCCCAACAGAATATGACACGGCACATTCTTGCAGATCCCACACATCACAAGAATATTATTCAGCTGTCAGTTCACTATCATCAAAAGACTCGGGGAAGTCCATTGATTCTGAGCAAGCAAGCTCTGCCAGTTTTGATCATTTTAGCGAAACAACGGATACAGTCCTTGCATCTTCTAATGACACCCCTGCACATCGGTTTGATATTACCATTTCTGAAGATTTTCATggaattaaaaatgaactaaatgATACTCCTGTTGATGAGGATTTCAGCGAATCAGCAATATTTGGAAATGCCGAAAACCTCACAACTGTAAACAGCATGAAAAGATCCGCTGAAATGAACTTCAATCCAGAACAAAGACAATTTGACATTGATCGTTCCTTTTCTGAGGACTCCTATAATTTGAAAGACTCGCCAGTTAATATTCCAGGAATTTCGATGCAGGAAATGGATGACATTCCTGTACTATCTATTACTGGAACGGAGGACATAGAAGATGAATTGCAAGACGTtgttttctcttcaaatttgCAAGCTCCTGATATAATTATCAGACCTGGCACACCAGAACCTGGTGCTTTTGCCGTTTCTTTGCCACTTTCAAAAGGGAAAGAAGAAACGCCCAAAGATGAAAGTGTTGCCTCTATGCAAGAGGAtaattctgaaataaaaatagtgttttctgaGGTGTCAATAAAAGAAGTGGAATCTGCTGGTCAACCAAGAATCCATTCCCATAAACTATATAGCCATCCTTCTATCCCAGatatgaaacaaaaatcttcTTCGAAAATAGAAAGAAGATACAGCTTTCCAACTGAGGATGACTTCCAATGCCTAGATGAAGGTAGTGTCTCCAAGCGTAATACTATTCAAGTTAATGAAAACGTGTCATTAGATATTGAGGACACGAAATTTGAAGAATCTGGCTCAAATATAATGCCTCCTAGAGCAATTGTCGCTAAACGGATCGATCCTGAAACTGTGTTAGGAACTACTTATTCCTATACTATGTCTTTTGAGAAAGAAGAGAAAGATATTACTGATTTAGATATTCCAGAAGaagatattgaaaaagaaaaacagtggATTGCAAGGCAGTTTGATGATGTATTGTTACTGCACCATGATCTGGAGGATATTGCTGAATGCGCAGAGGACGGAGAAAGCACAACGAGCGGAGAAAGAAAAGACCTTGATAAGCtaaaagagtctttaagcaGTACACCAGACTTTGACGTTCTGGGAGGACGTAAGTTTTTTACAAAAGGTGGTGAATTTGATGATGTATCCATATTCTCTTTGCAAGAATTTGAGCGATTGGAAAGAGAAATGCTTCTTGAAAATATGAGAAGGCAAAGTGGAGAAAGTGGCAGTGGTTCGGGTGACTCAATTAATTTGAAGATATTTAATGCTAAGGGCTTGGGAGATAATATTTCTGTTAATTCTTTGACAGAGTTTGAAAAGCTTGAAAAGCAAGTCCAAGATTTTGTTAGGATAGAAGACAAAGCCAAGCTTGAAGAAATGTTACTTTCTGAAATTGAAGAAGGCCATGAAAGCATGGTTTCTGAGTCTGAAAGCTGTGAAACAATTTCACAGGCAGCAGCCAATCCAAATGATGGAGATGATACAGATTCTGAAGACTATGAACAAAGAATGTTTGAAATCGAGGAAATCATTCGACAAGCGCAAACTAATATTCAGCAATTTGACACGACTGAAGATTCCGAATCCCACCAAGAGGAAATGCAGCATAGAGAACGTATTGATAGCAATGAAAAATCAGAATCTTTTCACTCTGAAAATGTGGGTGACGACAAAAGTCGTTACCAGAAAGAGATACATTCTTATAGAATATCGATTGCGGGTGAACTGCCATCGACCTTCTCCGAAGAGTATGGAGGGGATGCTGCCCAGcgttcaaaaataaatactgcCAAACCTTGGACTGAACACGGAGAATTCCTTGCAATCGATACGCAGGAAATGAGTCGAAGTAGCTCTGCAGGAACTCGTGCTACTGGGTACGACTCTGACTCTTTGATGTCAGGGAGCATGACAAGTTCAAATTCAGTAGCTTTAGTAACGAGCACAGAAACAATAGATGAGACAAAGTACGGTATGACTTCTTCTACGGATACAATTCTTGAAGGAGGGActcaaaatatatttgatcaacGTGGCTCTTCAGAAAGCCGGGAAATGGTTCAGAGTTTTGGATCTGAAAGGCTCACGTCTAAG GGCCAGCCAGAGAGTCAGATTCCCCGCCCGAAGAAAAACTAA